Sequence from the Streptosporangium brasiliense genome:
TGCGGCGGCGGTCTCCACGGTCGTGAGCTGGCCGCGCGCGGTGGCCGAGGCGGCCTCCGCGCTGACGGCGGCCCTGGTGTCCAGATCCAGCTTGGCCTGCTGGCCGGAGCTGAGGCTCTCCACCGTGCCGCCGGACCTGTCGGTCACGACGATCACGTCACCGCCGTAGACGGGCAGTCCCCGGTAGGTGCGCTTGTAGTGGAGATACTGGAGGCCGCGTGTCCCCACGACGACCCTGTCCCGCTCGAAACGGTCTCCGGGCGCCTTCCGCAGGGCCCTGGAGCCTGAGGCCAGGGCACGCTCGGCGCTGGTGATCGCGCGTCTGCGGCCGTCGGCGTCCGGCGGGGCGGAAGCGGGCTCGCGCTCGGGGGAGACCTTCACCGGGACCGGGTCCGAGGGCGCGGTCCCTCCGGCGGCCGGGGCGCTCAGCGCGCCAGCCGGCGTGGGCGCCGCCAGGGCCGCGGCCGCCAGTACGGCGACGGCTCCTAACTTGACTTTGGTTCTCACTCTGGGTGACTCCTCTCACCAGTCCCCTGGGGGGAAAGGGACCTAAGGAGCCGAGGCCGGCCAGGGCTGACCCAAAAGTGGCATCACTGATACCTGTTACAGAACCCTCTAGATGTCCATAGGTTCTTCCTATGGACATGGATCACCGCGGCGGAACGGAGATCACTGCGGCGGATGGGGCGGCTGCCCGTTGCGTTTGATCCAGCACGCGTATGCGGGGGCTTTCAGCGCCTCACTCCAGTACGCGCGCATCACGCTGCTCACGAGCGGCACCGCGCTGTCGGCCAGCGGGCCGTACTGGGTCCATCCGATGATGTGACGGAAGACCAGGGGCGTGTCCACCAGCGGGCGCACGGCGATCCCCGCCCGCCCCTGATGGGTCGCCTGGAACATCGCCACGCACCGGCCCGCCCTGACCAGGTCGTAGGCGAGGTTGGCGTTGAGGGAGAACGAGACGCGGGGCACGAAACCGCGTTCGGCGCAGGCCGCCCAGAAATGCTCGCGGTAGCCGAACTCCACCTGAGGGGGCATCGCCCACTCCTCCTCGGCCAGGTCCGCCAGCTCGATCTCCTCGCACCGGGCCAGCGGATGGGAGGCCGCCACGCCCACGAAGATCGGTTCGGTGGCCGGGACCTCGTAGATCACGCCTGGTGGGGGCAGCAGCTCGTAGCCCGGATAGTCGCCCAGGACGGCCAGCTCCAGCCGTCCGGCCGAAAGGAGCGCGGGCAGGACGTCCATGCACTCCTCGGTCCGGATGGTGAGGTCGGCGTGGGGCGCCAGGTCGTACAGGCAGTTGCTGATGTGGCCGGCGATGGAGGTGTTCCCGCATCCAAGCCGGATCACCGGCTTGCCCGTCCCCCGCTCGACGCGGTGGCGGGCGTCGCGCTGCAACGTGCCGAACGCGTGCAGCAGCGAGCCGGAGCGGTCGAGGAGCCAGGCGCCCAGCGGCGTCGGGCGGCTGCCCTCGTGGACCCGCTCGAACAGGCGCCCCCCGATCATGCGCTCGATCCGTTGCAACTGGCCGGCCAGAGAGGGCTGGGACAGCCCGAGGGAGGAGGCGGCCTTGGAGATGCTGCCGTATTCGGCTATGGCATGGATGACCCGAAGATGACGTACTTCCAAGTCCATGGAGGGATGATAGGAAAAATCAAAATGCAGATAAACGTGAAAGTCGATACACGTTTCAGTGGCGGTTTTTCCCGGCCCGGTGGTGCGTAAGGTCAAGGGGATTTCCCGGCCCGGTGATGTGTGAGGCCGAGAGGAATGGAGCGGTGGGTTCCTCCGGATCGGTCGCAATTGCCGCATAAAGTCGCTGCCCGTGCGCTCTGGGTAACATGCCGGGAGATCTTGGAGATCTGTGGCCGGGGTGGAGCAGCGCGAGGTGGGCCCGACCCCTCATGATGGAGGTATGGCGGAGGCGATCTACGTCGGTGGTCTGCTGGTGGCGACACCGCAACTCGACGATCCCAACTTCCGGCGCAGCGTGGTCCTGGTCCTGGAGCACGACCACGACGGCGGCACGCTGGGCGTGGTGCTCAACCGGCCCAGCGACATCTCGGTGACGCAGGTGCTGCCGACCTGGGACGCCATGGTGACCGGCCCGCCCGTGCTGTTCCAGGGCGGCCCCGTGCAGACCGACAGCGCCCTGGCCCTGGCCGCCGTCCCGAGCGGGCAGGAGCCCCTCGGCTGGCGGCGGCTGCACGCGGGCACCGCGGCGGTCTCCCGGCTCGGCACCGTCGACCTCGACGCCCCGCCGGAGATCCTCGCCGGGGAGATCGCCCAGATGCGGATCTTCGCCGGATACGCCGGCTGGACCGCGGGGCAGCTGGAGGCCGAGATCGGCGAGGGCGCCTGGTACGTCGTGGACTCCGAGCCCGGCGACACCTTCCACCATGACCCCGGGTCGCTGTGGCGGGCCGTGCTCCGCCGCCAGCGGGGCGAGCTCGCCTACGTGGCGACCTGCCCGGACGATCCCTCGATGAACTGAGGGCCCTGGCGGGCGCGGTCCCAGCCGGGGCGCATCGAGCGCTCGGCCATGGCCAGCATCGCCTCCAGGCGCCGGGCCAGCGCGGAGAGGTCGTAGCCGCCGTCGGGCGCGCAGAACTCGAAGCCGATCCGGGTCACACTGGTGAAGAGCGCGACGACGAAGTTGGCCAGGAGGTCGTCGCGGTCGGCGCTCTCGCGCCGGGCGACCTCGGCGACCAGCCGCCGCTCGTGCTCCATCATCCGCCGCACGCTCCCGGCCAGCAGCGCGGGGGTGCCGTCGATCAGCTCACGCGCTTTGAGGAACCTGGTCCGGTCGGCAAGATCCCCCTCCTCTAACATGGTGACCATCGCGCGCAGGGCATGGCTGAGCGCGGTGAACGGCGGTTCCTCCGCGGGCCGGGCGGTCAGCTCGGCGAGCATGACCTCGACGCCGTCGAGCGGCAGGGAGAGCGCGACGTCCTCCTTGGTCGCGAAATAGCGGAAGAACGTGCGGGGCGAGACGTCCACGGCGGCCGCGATCTGGTCGACGGTCGTGGCCTCGTACCCCTGCTCCGCGAACAGGTCGAGGGCGGCGTCGACCAGCGCCAGTCTCGTCTTCTGTTTCTTGCGCTCCCGTAGGCCGGGTCGACTCATGCATGTCACCCCTTCGAAACGTATAGTTCACAGTCTGCCATATGTCATGACATGACTCTTAAAATGATTTGTCATATGTCAGGGACTGCCATAAATTACCTCAGGTTGACACGCCTCAAGCGGGGGCGATCAGACTCACGAGGGGACCCTTCCATGGCAGACGCCAAGACGGTGGCCGCACCGCCGCCGCCAGATCCCGGCACGTCGTCGAGGCAGGGGCACCCGTGGCTCACGCTCCTCTCGGTGTCGCTCGGTGTGATCATGGTGATGCTCGACGGCACCGTCGTCGCCATCGCCAACCCGGTGATCGCCCAGGACCTCAAGGCATCCCTTGCCGACCTGCAGTGGGTGACCAGCGGCTACCTGCTCGCGCTCGCCGTGTTCCTGATCACCGCGGGCAAGCTCGGCGACCTGTTCGGCCATAAGAGGATCTTCCTGGTGGGCGTCGCCGGTTTCGCGCTCACCTCGCTCGCGATCGGCCTCAGCTCCTCGGTCGGCATGCTGATCGGGCTGCGCGTGCTCCAGGGCCTGTTCGGCGCGCTGCTGCAGCCGGCCGCCCTCGCGCTGCTGCGGGTGGCCTTCCCCGGCGAGCGGCTGAAGATGGCGATGGGCGCCTGGGGCGGCATCATCGGCCTGTCCAGCGCCGCCGGCCCGATCGTCGGCGGCCTGCTGGTCGAGCACGTGAGCTGGCAGTCGGTCTTCTTCATCAACGTCCCCGTGGGCGTCGTGGCCATGGCCATGGGCCTGTGGGTGCTCAGCGAGAGCAGGGCGCAGACCCTGTCGAAGGTCGACTGGCTGGGCGTCGTGCTGCTGTCGGGTGCGATGTTCGCCCTGGTCTGGGCCATCATCAAGGCTCCCGACTGGGGCTGGGGCGACCCGCTGACCATCGGCTTCCTGGCCGCGGCCGTGCTGATCGGCGCCGTGTTCGTGTGGTGGCAGGCCCGGGTCGCCGAGCCGCTCCTGCCGCTGAGCCTCTTCAGCAACGCCTCGGTCTCCATCGGCACCGGCCTGATGATGCTCGTCGCGTTCTCCATGTTCGGCGCGATGTTCTTCCTCACCTTCTTCTTCCAGGGCGTGCACGGGCTCACGCCCCTGGAGTCCGGCCTGCGGATGCTGCCGATGAGCGCGGGAATGATCGTCGCCTCGCCGCTGGCCGCCGTGCTCATCGGCAAGCTCGGCACCAAGATCACTATCGCGGGTGGCATGCTGGTCACAGCCCTGGCGATGTTCCTGATGTCCAGGCTCAGCCTCGACGCCGCGTTCATGGACAGCGGCATCCCGTTCGTCCTGCTGGCCTTCGGGCTCTCGCCGGTCTTCGTCGGCGCCACCGAGATCATCGTCGGCAACGCGCCCGAGGACCTCAGCGGCGTCGCGGGCGGCATCCAGCAGTCCGCCATGCAGGTCGGCGGCGCGCTCGGCACGGCCATCCTCGGCGCGATCGTGTCGGCGCGGGTGGCCGACGTCTACCCCGGCCACTGGGCGGACGCCAAGCTCCCGCCGCTCCCGGCCGAGCAGGTCGACGGGCTGAAGGAACTGGCGACCTTCGGCGGGGCGCCTTCGGCCCAGATGATGCCCGGCGTGCCCGAGCAGGTCGTCCAGGGCATCGCCGGCGTCTCACACCTGTCCTTCCTGGACGGCATGCACCTCGGCTTCCTGGTCAGCACGGGCGTCGCGGTCCTCGCGGCCGTGCTCGCCCTGTTCGTCAAGGCGGGCCGCAAGTCCGAGGACGGCCCCATCCACATGGGCTGACCCATCCCGTCACCGTACGGCTCCCGCCATCGCCTGGCGGGAGCCGTACCCGTTCACGCGGGTGTGACCGTGAGCGTCTGCGTGCCCGAGGCGGGGGTCGTCACGGTGAGGATCCGCCGGTCGGGGTCCCAGGTGGAGGACAGGGCCCCGGTGACCCTGCCGCCCCGCGGGAACTCGTCGGCGGGCAGGTAGACCTCGGTCGGGCCGGTCCCGTTGGCGTCGAAGCGGACGGTCAGCGAGTGGGACGCGCGGTCGTAGGCGACCTGCCGGGGGACGCCCCCGATCGCCCTCGGGTACGGCCTGGCGTAGACGGGCACGAGCGGGCCCGGGGCTCCCTTGCCGTCGTAGGGGCCCCAGGGCCCCGGGTCGCGCGACCAGTAGGCCCGGCCCATGCCGAGCTCGTCGGTCACCTCCAGCATCCGCTCCACCAGTTCGACGGCGCCCGGCCGGGTGGTGTCGAGGCCGAACTCGCCCAGGATGACCGGCCCGTCCTGGCGCTCGGCGAGGCGGAGCATGTTCGAGCGCCACCAGCCGAGCGTGGTGTCGGTCCACTCGCGGGCGGCGCCCACGTAGTCCTCGCCGAGGTCCAGCGGGAGCGGGTAGATGTGCGGGGCCAGGCCGATCCGCGGCTCGCCCGCCCGCGGGTCCTCGAACCGGGGCAGGCCGCTGGGCAGGCCCCAGTTGACCCCGACCGCCTGCGGCTCCACGAAGATCCAGTTGTCCTGGTCGATGCTCCGGATCTGCGCGATCGTGCGGCGGTAGAGCTCGGCCAGCGGCCCGTTCTCGAACGCCGCGCCCTGCACCGCGCCGCCCCACGGCTCGTTCATCAGGTCGTAGCCGATGACCGCCGGGTCGTCCTTGAAGTGTTCGGCCACCGCCCGCCAGGCCCTGGCGTAGTGGTCCATCAGCTCGGGGTGCTCGCCGGTGGTGTTCCAGAAGTGGTCGAAGGCCCGCATGACGCCGGGGTCGAGGTAGTACAGCTCCCAGGTGTCGTGTGCGCGGGCGACCGGCAGGCCGTCGGTGTGGGTGGCCCACCCGGGAGCGCCGTTGCCCGCGTGCCCGTCGGGGGTGACGCGGTCGCCCCACAGGTCCTGGTGCATGTCGAGCATGACGTGGTAGCCCCGCTTGGCGTACCAGCCGACCCGCTCAGCCACTTTCTCCAGATATTTCGTGTCATAGACGCCGGGAGATGGCTCGACGGCCCGCCACTGGATCAGGAACCTGACGAAGTTCGTGCCCATCGCCCGGTACTCGGTCTCGACGTCCGCCTCGGTCAGCTCGGGCAGCGCGTCCGGGGTGCTCTTGGCGCTGCTCGCGGTGTTGAAGCCGTGCAGCGTCAGCGCCCGTCCCCGGTCGTCGGTGACGTATCGCGGGACCCGCTCGGGCGCGTCGCCCCGGGCGACCGAGGCCACCCCGCCCGCCGCGGCGACGGCCAGGGCCAGCCCCGCGACGGCCAGCCGCGGGCGCCTCATCGGGGCGTCCTTCCGGTGGCGGCCGGGGGCCGGTGGCCGGTGGTGCCCGTTCCGTCGGGGGCCCGTCCTGCGACGGCCGGCCGTGGGTGCCTCATCCGGATGCCTCCATCTCCCCGCCGTCTTCCAGGGCTGTGCCGCGCGTCCCGGCACGGCGGACGGGGACGCGGCGGGACCCGGTGGAGCCCGGCGCACGGGATGCGGCGGCCCCCGGATCCGGGTCTTTCACGGGAATCGGTTGGGCGCTAGCCTGCCGAACATGAGCATTGTTCGCAATAGCCTGCCGACGGTCGTTACCTTGCTGATCGTCTCGGCGTTCGGGGTGTTCGGCGCCGGCCTCGCCACCGCCGCCGGCTATCTCGCCGTGCCCTCCGCCGTGGGCCTGCCGTACGGCCTGCCCGGCCTGCGGGCGGTCCCGCTCGGCGAGACCGGCTGGCCTCTCACGCTCACCGAGAACCTCGCCGCCCTGGCCCTGGCCGGAGTGGTCGCCTGGGTGACCACCCACCGGCGGGGCGGGGCCGTGCGGGCCTTCTTCGCCGGCTGGGGCGCCTTCGTCCTGGGCGCGCTGGTGGCCAACCTGCTGCGCGCGGTCGTCATCTCCCAGACCGTCGAGGCCGGTCCCGGCGCCTACGCCGGGCTGCTGCTGGGGGCCCTGGCCGCCGGGCTGCTCTGGGGCGCCGCGCTGGGCTGGACGGCCGGGGCCGCGGCCGTGGCGAGCGTCGGCGCGGGGACCGCGGTGGTGCGGGCATAAAATCGACAGGGTGAACACGAAGATTCTCCCTGAGAGCGATATCCGGCCCGACCTGTCGTTCGGCGACGGCGACCACGAGCGGTTCGCCCACTACGCCGACAAAGACAAGATCATGGAGAGCGCGTTCAGCGGCACTCCGGTCCGCGCGATCTGCGGCAAGGTCTGGGTGCCCAACCGCGACCCGCAGAAGTTCCCGGTCTGCCCCGAGTGCAAGGAGATCTACGAGGGGCTGCCCAAGGGCGAGGACAACAACGACAACAAGTGAGTGTTGTTCGTGGGTGATCGCCACCGATGAGGTTACGGTCGGGATGCCGCTGGGGAGCGGCAGTCGACCAGCAGATGTGACCTGTCGGGGGAGTTCATGGCTCGGCGTGCGATCGCCGCTATTTTGGCATGCCTGTTCACAGCGGGCGCCGCTCCCGCCGCCCCGGCGTCCGCTGTGGCCGAGTCGCCGGAGTCCCTGGAGTCCCAGGGGTCGCCGGGGTGCGCGAGGGCGCTCCGGGCCGCGACCCCCGGACGCGGGCCCGAGCCGCGCGCGCCGGACCCGGCGCAGGTCGCGGAGATGCTCGCCGATCTGAGACGGCGCCTGTCGGGGATGCGCCGCGGGCCCTGGACCCCGATCACGGTCCCCACCCAGGTGCATGTCATCGCCGCCGGCCCCCTGGGGGCCCAGGACGCCGCGGTGCGCAGCCAGATCGCCACACTCAACGCCGCCTACGCCGGCCGGTACGGCGGGGTCGACACCGGGATCCAGTTCCGCCTCGACAACCTGACCCGGACCGACAACGTCGCCTGGTTCCGGGAGCCGCTCTCCTACGAGGCGCAGATAAAGAAGGCGCGCAAGGGCGGCGCGGAGACCCTCAACCTCTATGTCGCCCAGCTCAGCCAGCTCGTGCTCGGCTACTCCACCTACCCCTACTGGTACAAGAACGAGCCCCAGCTCGACGGCGTGGTCATCGACTGGCGCAGCCTGCCCGGCGGGTCGCTGCGCAACTTCGACCGGGGATACACCGGGGTCCACGAGATCGGCCACTGGCTCGGGCTGCTGCACACCTTCGAGAACGGCTGCCAGTCACCGGGTGACGGGATCGACGACACCGTGCCGGAGGGCACGCCCACCGAGGGCTGTCCGGCCGGCAAGGACAGCTGCAAGGGCGGCGACCCCGACCCGATCCACAACTTCATGGACTACTCCCACGACCACTGCATGTCGGAGTTCACCACCGGTCAGGCGGCCCGGATGCACGAGATGTGGTCGACGTACCGTGCCCCGGAGCCGGACACTACGCTTGACGGGTGACAGCACCGAAGACACTTGACGCTCCATACGGATCCCCCCGGATCTTCGGTCCCGAATACCGCACGGCCTCCCTGGGCATCCTGCTCGTCGTCACCCTGATCGCCTTCGAGGGCATGTCGATCGGCGCGGTGATGCCCGCGGTCTCCAAGGATCTCGACGCGCTCGACCTGTACGGCATGAGCTTCTCGGCCTTCCTCATCTCCGGCCTGCTCGCCAACGTCGTCGCCGGCCTCTGGTCGGACCGGCGGGGACACGCCCTGCCCTTCCTGCTCGGCGTGGGCCTGTTCGTGCTCGGCATGGCCCTGGCGGGCGCCGCCGGATCCAAGGAACTCTTCATCGTGGCGCGCGCCGTACAGGGGCTGGGCGGCGGTGCGGTCATCGTGGCCATCTACGTGATGATCGTGCGGGTCTACGTCTCCGAGGCCAGGCCCAAGGTGTTCGCCGCCCTGTCGGCCGCCTGGGTGCTGCCCGCGCTGGTCGGCCCCGGCATCGGCGGCCTCATCGCCCAGACGCTCGGATGGCGCTGGGTCTTCTTCGGGATCGTGCCGCTGGTGATCCCGGCCATGCTGATGCTCCTGCCCGCGCTGCGCGGCGGCGAGGCCCCGGCCCCGACCCCGGAGGCGGCCGGCCCCCGGTCCCGGCCGCTGGCGATGACCCTGGCGGCGATGGCCACGGCCGGTGGCGCCGGGGCGCTGCTGTACGGCGTGGACCGGCTGCACACCACCCCGGTCCCCGGCGGGATCGCCGCCGCCGCCGGACTGGTCGCGCTGGCCGTGGGCCTGCCCCGGCTGTTGCCGCCGAAGGCGCTCAGGTTCGGCCGCGGCCTGCCCACCACGGTCATGATGCGCGGCGTGCTCTCCTCGGCGTTCTTCGGGGTCAACGCCTTCATCCCGCTGTTGCTCACCGAGGTGTCCGGCCTGTCGGTCGCGCAGGCCGGCGTCGCCCTCACCACGGGCGCCCTGGGCTGGACCACCGGCTCCTACCTGCAGAGCCGCCGCGAATACGACCGCCCCCGGCTGGTACGGCTCGGCGCCGCCGCGGTCACCACCGGCATCCTGCTGACGATGCTCGCGCTCGTGCCCGGCGTCACCGGCTGGGTCACCGTGCCCGCCTGGGTCGTCGCCGGATTCGGCATGGGCATCGGCGTCACCAGCGTCAGCGTCACCGCGATGCGCCAGTCGCCCGACGCGGAACAGGGCGCCAACTCCGCTGCTCTCCAGGTCGTCGACACCCTGGGCGGCGCGCTCACGATCGGCGTCGGCGGCGTGCTGATCAACCTGATCGGCCACGACGACATCGCCACCGGCTACACCACGATCGCCGCCCTCATGGCGGCCATAGGACTGCTCGGAGTGATCGTCGCCGTGCGCATGCGGGACGTCTCCTGACTCATCGGTCACTCACGTAACCACGATCACCTATAGCCGGACCGCGCCCCGGGAGGCATGGTAGGACGGTATGACCGTGACCACCGGGAGGAGTCGTCGTGGACGAGCGCCCTCACCGAGCGCGGCCACCGGAGGACCCCGGGCGTGAGACCGGGCGCCGGGTGTGGCCCCCGGAGGGGGCCGGGCGCGGTGGCCGCCGCGCCCGGCCGGCCGAGGATCTCAGGCGCGACGACGGGCGCGCGGCGCCGCCCCTGGAGGAGGCCGGGCACGGGGGGCAGCACCGGGCGCGTCCGCGGCAGGAGCCCGAGCGCGGCTCCCGGCGGCGGGCGCGGCCGTCGGAGGGCGGTGCCGGACCGGCCTGGGCCGCCGGGGAGGAGCCGGAGCGGGGCGGCGCGTGGACATGGCCCGCCGAGGAGCCGGAGCGCGGCGGCCGGCGGCGGGCGCGGCCCGTGGACGGGCCGGGGCGTGGCGGCGGGCGGCCCTGGGCCGCCGAGGAGGCGGAGCCCGGCTCCCCGCGGGCCCGGCCGGTGGGAGAGCCGGAAGACGGTGGCGGGCGGGGGTCCGCGGTGGGCGTGCCACCTGACGACCTCCCGCCTTCGGCCCGCTGGTACGGCACGCCGGCCGCCCCGCCCCGCAGCCGGCTCCCGGGCCGCCTCCGACGCCGCCTGCTCGCCCTGACCGCCCTGGCGGCCGGGGCCGG
This genomic interval carries:
- a CDS encoding MFS transporter, with translation MADAKTVAAPPPPDPGTSSRQGHPWLTLLSVSLGVIMVMLDGTVVAIANPVIAQDLKASLADLQWVTSGYLLALAVFLITAGKLGDLFGHKRIFLVGVAGFALTSLAIGLSSSVGMLIGLRVLQGLFGALLQPAALALLRVAFPGERLKMAMGAWGGIIGLSSAAGPIVGGLLVEHVSWQSVFFINVPVGVVAMAMGLWVLSESRAQTLSKVDWLGVVLLSGAMFALVWAIIKAPDWGWGDPLTIGFLAAAVLIGAVFVWWQARVAEPLLPLSLFSNASVSIGTGLMMLVAFSMFGAMFFLTFFFQGVHGLTPLESGLRMLPMSAGMIVASPLAAVLIGKLGTKITIAGGMLVTALAMFLMSRLSLDAAFMDSGIPFVLLAFGLSPVFVGATEIIVGNAPEDLSGVAGGIQQSAMQVGGALGTAILGAIVSARVADVYPGHWADAKLPPLPAEQVDGLKELATFGGAPSAQMMPGVPEQVVQGIAGVSHLSFLDGMHLGFLVSTGVAVLAAVLALFVKAGRKSEDGPIHMG
- a CDS encoding MFS transporter; this translates as MTAPKTLDAPYGSPRIFGPEYRTASLGILLVVTLIAFEGMSIGAVMPAVSKDLDALDLYGMSFSAFLISGLLANVVAGLWSDRRGHALPFLLGVGLFVLGMALAGAAGSKELFIVARAVQGLGGGAVIVAIYVMIVRVYVSEARPKVFAALSAAWVLPALVGPGIGGLIAQTLGWRWVFFGIVPLVIPAMLMLLPALRGGEAPAPTPEAAGPRSRPLAMTLAAMATAGGAGALLYGVDRLHTTPVPGGIAAAAGLVALAVGLPRLLPPKALRFGRGLPTTVMMRGVLSSAFFGVNAFIPLLLTEVSGLSVAQAGVALTTGALGWTTGSYLQSRREYDRPRLVRLGAAAVTTGILLTMLALVPGVTGWVTVPAWVVAGFGMGIGVTSVSVTAMRQSPDAEQGANSAALQVVDTLGGALTIGVGGVLINLIGHDDIATGYTTIAALMAAIGLLGVIVAVRMRDVS
- a CDS encoding zinc metalloprotease; translation: MARRAIAAILACLFTAGAAPAAPASAVAESPESLESQGSPGCARALRAATPGRGPEPRAPDPAQVAEMLADLRRRLSGMRRGPWTPITVPTQVHVIAAGPLGAQDAAVRSQIATLNAAYAGRYGGVDTGIQFRLDNLTRTDNVAWFREPLSYEAQIKKARKGGAETLNLYVAQLSQLVLGYSTYPYWYKNEPQLDGVVIDWRSLPGGSLRNFDRGYTGVHEIGHWLGLLHTFENGCQSPGDGIDDTVPEGTPTEGCPAGKDSCKGGDPDPIHNFMDYSHDHCMSEFTTGQAARMHEMWSTYRAPEPDTTLDG
- a CDS encoding cellulase family glycosylhydrolase, with protein sequence MRRPRLAVAGLALAVAAAGGVASVARGDAPERVPRYVTDDRGRALTLHGFNTASSAKSTPDALPELTEADVETEYRAMGTNFVRFLIQWRAVEPSPGVYDTKYLEKVAERVGWYAKRGYHVMLDMHQDLWGDRVTPDGHAGNGAPGWATHTDGLPVARAHDTWELYYLDPGVMRAFDHFWNTTGEHPELMDHYARAWRAVAEHFKDDPAVIGYDLMNEPWGGAVQGAAFENGPLAELYRRTIAQIRSIDQDNWIFVEPQAVGVNWGLPSGLPRFEDPRAGEPRIGLAPHIYPLPLDLGEDYVGAAREWTDTTLGWWRSNMLRLAERQDGPVILGEFGLDTTRPGAVELVERMLEVTDELGMGRAYWSRDPGPWGPYDGKGAPGPLVPVYARPYPRAIGGVPRQVAYDRASHSLTVRFDANGTGPTEVYLPADEFPRGGRVTGALSSTWDPDRRILTVTTPASGTQTLTVTPA
- a CDS encoding DUF3039 domain-containing protein produces the protein MNTKILPESDIRPDLSFGDGDHERFAHYADKDKIMESAFSGTPVRAICGKVWVPNRDPQKFPVCPECKEIYEGLPKGEDNNDNK
- a CDS encoding TetR family transcriptional regulator; amino-acid sequence: MSRPGLRERKKQKTRLALVDAALDLFAEQGYEATTVDQIAAAVDVSPRTFFRYFATKEDVALSLPLDGVEVMLAELTARPAEEPPFTALSHALRAMVTMLEEGDLADRTRFLKARELIDGTPALLAGSVRRMMEHERRLVAEVARRESADRDDLLANFVVALFTSVTRIGFEFCAPDGGYDLSALARRLEAMLAMAERSMRPGWDRARQGPQFIEGSSGQVAT
- a CDS encoding LysR family transcriptional regulator → MDLEVRHLRVIHAIAEYGSISKAASSLGLSQPSLAGQLQRIERMIGGRLFERVHEGSRPTPLGAWLLDRSGSLLHAFGTLQRDARHRVERGTGKPVIRLGCGNTSIAGHISNCLYDLAPHADLTIRTEECMDVLPALLSAGRLELAVLGDYPGYELLPPPGVIYEVPATEPIFVGVAASHPLARCEEIELADLAEEEWAMPPQVEFGYREHFWAACAERGFVPRVSFSLNANLAYDLVRAGRCVAMFQATHQGRAGIAVRPLVDTPLVFRHIIGWTQYGPLADSAVPLVSSVMRAYWSEALKAPAYACWIKRNGQPPHPPQ
- a CDS encoding YqgE/AlgH family protein, which produces MAEAIYVGGLLVATPQLDDPNFRRSVVLVLEHDHDGGTLGVVLNRPSDISVTQVLPTWDAMVTGPPVLFQGGPVQTDSALALAAVPSGQEPLGWRRLHAGTAAVSRLGTVDLDAPPEILAGEIAQMRIFAGYAGWTAGQLEAEIGEGAWYVVDSEPGDTFHHDPGSLWRAVLRRQRGELAYVATCPDDPSMN